From a region of the Neisseria subflava genome:
- a CDS encoding efflux transporter outer membrane subunit, which produces MKKITFKPVLTAVAAAVALSACTMMPKYEQPQVAVADTFKYDTVDDGIRAAELGWQDYFADPRLHRLIDIALERNTDLRTAALNAEIYRKQYMIARNNLLPTVNASGTGSRQGSLSGGSVSSQYSVGLGAASYELDLFGRVRSTSEAALQGYFNVAANRDAAHLTLISTVAKAYFNERYAEETMALAQRVLQTREATYKLSQLRHKAGVISAVDLRQQEALIESAKADYASAVKNREQARNSLAMLINQPLPEDLPAGLPLSKQFKLTKLPAGLSSDVLLNRPDIRAAEHALKQANANIGAARAAFFPRISLTGSVGTASGELSGLFKSGTGIWAFAPSITLPIFDWGTNKANLDVAKLRQQAQIVAYEAAVQSAFKDVSNALVAREQLDKSYAALSKQSRAYNDSLRLISLRYKHGVSSALDLLDAERSSYSAETALLANQLTRLENLADLYKALGGGLKRETKAAE; this is translated from the coding sequence ATGAAGAAGATTACATTCAAACCTGTACTGACCGCCGTTGCCGCAGCTGTGGCTTTGTCGGCCTGTACCATGATGCCGAAATATGAGCAGCCTCAAGTTGCCGTTGCCGATACGTTTAAATACGACACTGTTGACGACGGTATCCGCGCCGCTGAATTGGGTTGGCAAGACTACTTTGCCGATCCGCGCCTTCACCGCTTGATCGACATCGCATTGGAACGCAATACCGATTTGCGTACAGCCGCACTGAATGCGGAAATCTACCGCAAGCAATATATGATTGCGCGTAATAACTTGTTGCCAACCGTCAATGCCAGCGGTACAGGTTCGCGTCAAGGCAGCTTGAGCGGCGGCAGCGTCAGCAGCCAATACAGCGTGGGTTTGGGCGCAGCCTCTTATGAACTTGACCTTTTCGGCCGTGTCCGCAGTACTAGCGAAGCCGCGTTGCAAGGTTATTTCAATGTGGCCGCCAACCGCGATGCCGCCCATCTGACCTTGATTTCTACCGTTGCCAAAGCCTACTTTAACGAACGCTACGCTGAAGAAACCATGGCATTGGCACAACGCGTATTGCAAACCCGTGAAGCGACTTACAAGCTTTCACAATTACGCCATAAGGCCGGTGTGATTTCCGCCGTTGATTTGCGCCAACAGGAAGCATTGATTGAATCAGCCAAAGCCGATTACGCATCCGCGGTAAAAAACCGCGAGCAAGCGCGCAATTCCTTGGCTATGTTGATTAATCAACCTTTGCCCGAAGATTTGCCTGCCGGTTTGCCTTTGAGCAAGCAGTTCAAATTGACCAAACTGCCTGCCGGTTTGAGTTCGGACGTGTTGCTCAACCGTCCGGATATCCGTGCGGCCGAACACGCGCTCAAACAAGCCAATGCCAATATCGGTGCGGCACGTGCGGCGTTTTTCCCACGCATCAGCCTGACCGGTTCGGTTGGTACCGCTTCCGGCGAGTTGAGCGGCCTGTTTAAGAGCGGCACAGGTATTTGGGCTTTTGCACCGTCCATCACATTGCCTATCTTTGACTGGGGCACAAACAAAGCCAATCTTGACGTAGCCAAACTGCGCCAACAGGCACAAATCGTTGCTTATGAAGCTGCTGTTCAATCCGCATTTAAAGACGTTTCTAATGCTTTGGTTGCGCGTGAACAGTTGGATAAAAGCTATGCCGCTTTGAGCAAACAAAGCCGTGCCTACAACGACAGCCTGCGCCTCATCAGCCTGCGCTACAAACATGGCGTATCCAGCGCATTGGATTTACTGGATGCCGAGCGCAGCAGTTACAGCGCAGAAACTGCTCTTTTGGCTAATCAGCTGACCCGTTTGGAAAACCTTGCCGACTTGTATAAAGCACTTGGCGGCGGTTTGAAACGAGAAACCAAAGCTGCTGAATAA
- a CDS encoding GTPase/DUF3482 domain-containing protein: MTTPLSLAVVGHTNTGKTSLLRTLLRDSTFGEVKNAPSTTRHVEEALINDGDDSLVYLYDTPGLEDAGGVLDWLETHTSARDDGIERIQQFLSSHEAHHEFNQEAKVLRQVMQSDMAMYVIDAREPVLDKYKDELTILSWCAKPIMPVFNFTQNQDLTAWTNMLARRNLHVYAGFDTVAFDFEGEIRLWDNLATMLPKRDILDRLINMRRREWQRLDTEARREIADFLLDAAAFTQEIAENDDPAPTLEVMQSEIRQLERQMQQRLFTLYRFYHDEVGSDSTWMPKAFKQDPFDSELLKHYGIRTGTGATAGALIGLGLDIATLGGSLGLGTAIGGLLGGILPNAQDITDKINGRQTLHTDPETLTLLAARALDLLHVLQTRGHAAQSHIELKERKAPWNAAKLPSELNKARSNRKWSSLNTHQPEASRNERAAYVATLSKKLKA, translated from the coding sequence ATGACCACCCCACTCTCCCTTGCCGTTGTCGGCCATACCAACACAGGCAAAACCTCGCTCTTACGTACGCTTTTGCGCGACAGCACCTTCGGTGAAGTGAAAAACGCGCCATCCACCACGCGCCATGTCGAAGAGGCCCTTATCAACGACGGCGACGACAGCTTGGTTTACCTCTACGATACACCCGGCCTTGAAGATGCAGGCGGCGTGTTGGACTGGCTGGAAACCCACACATCCGCACGCGATGACGGTATCGAACGCATCCAGCAATTCCTCAGCAGTCATGAGGCGCATCACGAGTTCAACCAAGAGGCCAAAGTGCTGCGCCAAGTCATGCAAAGCGATATGGCCATGTACGTCATCGATGCGCGGGAACCCGTCCTCGACAAATACAAAGACGAGCTGACCATTTTGTCTTGGTGCGCCAAGCCCATCATGCCCGTGTTCAACTTTACCCAAAATCAAGACCTGACCGCTTGGACCAATATGCTCGCCCGCAGAAACCTGCATGTTTACGCCGGTTTCGATACCGTTGCCTTCGACTTTGAAGGCGAAATCCGATTGTGGGACAACCTCGCCACCATGTTACCTAAGCGCGACATCCTCGACCGCCTCATCAATATGCGCCGTCGCGAGTGGCAACGGCTGGATACGGAAGCGCGCCGTGAAATTGCCGATTTTCTGCTGGATGCCGCCGCATTCACCCAAGAAATTGCCGAAAACGACGACCCGGCCCCGACTTTGGAAGTCATGCAATCGGAAATCCGTCAACTTGAGCGGCAAATGCAACAACGCCTGTTCACACTTTACCGCTTCTATCACGACGAAGTCGGCAGCGACAGCACATGGATGCCCAAAGCCTTCAAACAAGATCCGTTTGACAGCGAATTGCTCAAACATTACGGCATCCGTACCGGTACCGGCGCAACCGCAGGCGCACTCATCGGCTTAGGCTTGGATATTGCCACGCTTGGCGGATCGCTTGGTTTGGGCACAGCCATCGGCGGACTGTTGGGCGGCATTTTGCCCAATGCCCAAGACATCACCGACAAAATCAACGGCCGACAAACCCTGCATACTGATCCTGAGACCCTTACCCTGCTCGCCGCACGCGCACTGGACTTGTTGCACGTCTTGCAAACACGAGGCCATGCGGCTCAATCTCATATTGAACTAAAAGAACGCAAAGCGCCATGGAATGCGGCCAAATTGCCAAGCGAACTCAATAAAGCACGCAGCAACCGCAAATGGTCTTCGCTCAACACACACCAGCCCGAAGCCAGCCGTAACGAACGCGCAGCCTATGTCGCCACTTTAAGCAAGAAATTAAAAGCTTAG